One Oncorhynchus masou masou isolate Uvic2021 chromosome 18, UVic_Omas_1.1, whole genome shotgun sequence DNA window includes the following coding sequences:
- the LOC135504084 gene encoding probable Bax inhibitor 1, producing MNVFDRSIKLDVLLKFSQISQSTQLHLKNVYSSLAVCMFVAAAGSYVHVVTRLFQGGLLTLLGSLGMVVWLSMTPHNPETEKKRLAILAGFAFFTGVGLGPAMDFVIIINPSIIVTAFLGTSIIFVCFTLSALYAKRRSFLFLGGTLMSGLSVLFLVSVVNMFFGSAILFKAHMYLGLVIMCGFVLFDTQLIIEKAENGDKDYIWHCVDLFLDFVTIFRKLMILLAMNEKDKKKEKK from the exons ATGAACGTGTTTGACCGCAGCATCAAATTGGATGTTCTCCTCAAGTTCTCCCAAAT TTCCCAATCTACCCAGTTACACCTGAAGAATGTCTACTCCAGTTTGGCAGTTTGCATGTTCGTGGCTGCAGCAGGCTCCTACGTCCATGTTGTCACACGGCTCTTTCAG GGTGGGTTGCTGACTCTTCTGGGTTCCCTGGGCATGGTGGTTTGGTTGTCCATGACACCACACAACCCAGAGACCGAGAAGAAGAGACTGGCTATCCTTGCAGGGTTTGCTTTCTTCACAG GTGTTGGTCTTGGACCAGCAATGGACTTTGTCATCATCATTAACCCAAG caTCATTGTGACAGCCTTCCTTGGAACCTCAATCATCTTTGTCTGCTTCACTCTCAGTGCCCTGTATGCCAAGCGCAGGAGCTTCCTCTTCCTAGGAG GTACTCTGATGTCTGGCTTGTCTGTCTTGTTCCTGGTGTCTGTGGTGAACATGTTCTTTGGATCAGCGATACTCTTCAAG GCTCACATGTACCTGGGTCTGGTCATTATGTGTGGCTTTGTTCTGTTCGACACTCAGCTCATCATTGAGAAAGCAGAGAACGGAGACAAGGACTACATCTG GCATTGCGTGGACCTGTTCCTCGACTTTGTGACCATTTTCAGAAAACTCATGATACTCCTTGCCATGAATGAGAAg GACAAGAAGAAAGAAAAGAAGTAG
- the LOC135504081 gene encoding carboxy-terminal domain RNA polymerase II polypeptide A small phosphatase 2-like, producing MESSIITQVQKEDIQLSPKTGEVSRSSLKKPRSCNIFKALFCCLRGAQDARNPPSPSQDALLGPQDNGDVVKLSSGPSLLPEMTPQDQGKICVVIDLDETLVHSSFKPISNADFIVPVEIEGTTHQVYVLKRPYVDEFLQRMGELFECILFTASLAKYADPVTDLLDQCGVFRARLFRESCVFHQGCYVKDLSLLGRELHKTLILDNSPASYIFHPENAVPVVSWFDDVEDAELLHLLPVFEDLSQAEDVYTRLGELRAP from the exons ATGGAAAGTTCTATCATCACTCAAGTGCAAAAAGAAGACATTCAATTGTCACCGAAAACAG GCGAGGTGAGCAGATCTTCTCTGAAGAAGCCTAGGAGCTGTAACATCTTCAAAGCACTCTTCTGTTGCCTCAGAGGAGCACAGGATGCCCGGAATCCACCATCTCCTTCACAAGATGCCTTGCTGGGGCCACAGGACAATGGGGACGTTGTCAAG CTGTCATCAGGGCCCAGCCTGCTGCCTGAGATGACACCCCAGGACCAGGGGAAGATATGTGTGGTCATAGACCTGGATGAGACACTGGTGCATAGCTCATTCAAG CCTATCAGTAATGCAGATTTCATAGTGCCTGTGGAGATTGAGGGGACCACACACCAG GTATACGTGCTGAAGAGGCCTTATGTGGATGAGTTTCTACAACGAATGGGAGAGCTGTTTGAGTGTATTCTGTTCACTGCCAGTCTTGCCAAG TATGCAGATCCAGTGACTGACCTGTTGGATCAGTGCGGGGTATTCCGGGCACGGTTGTTCCGGGAGTCCTGTGTGTTCCACCAGGGATGCTATGTCAAAGATCTCAGCTTGCTGGGCCGAGAGCTCCATAAGACCCTCATCCTAGACAACTCTCCTGCCTCCTACATCTTCCACCCAGAGAATGCT GTTCCTGTGGTATCCTGGTTTGATGATGTTGAGGATGCTGAGCTGCTCCATCTGCTGCCTGTGTTTGAGGACTTGAGTCAGGCAGAGGATGTCTACACCAGATTGGGGGAGCTACGAGCACCATGA